The Acidianus infernus genome window below encodes:
- a CDS encoding sulfite oxidase-like oxidoreductase yields the protein MQTQIPPGQRYIKKFIYYAALGVPEVNIQQYRLKISGLVENPIEYTYDQLLTMIDTRYTRDFHCVTGWSVKDVYWEGVKIKTLVEKAKVKEEAKWVIFYSLDGYTSVVPKEDALAEDSIIALKINGKPLSIEQGFPARPFMPHLYGWKSAKWLTEIEFTSRYVDGYWEERGYNERGNVWEEERFKGQGGKHHLPRRPILT from the coding sequence ATGCAAACTCAAATACCGCCTGGACAAAGATACATCAAGAAGTTTATATATTATGCGGCATTAGGAGTTCCAGAAGTTAACATCCAGCAATATAGACTAAAAATTTCTGGTCTAGTTGAAAACCCTATAGAATATACTTACGATCAACTCTTAACAATGATAGATACTAGATATACAAGAGATTTCCATTGCGTAACTGGATGGAGCGTAAAGGACGTTTACTGGGAAGGAGTTAAAATAAAAACTTTAGTCGAGAAGGCAAAAGTAAAAGAGGAAGCAAAATGGGTAATATTTTACTCTCTAGATGGATATACTTCAGTAGTTCCTAAGGAAGATGCGCTAGCCGAGGATTCAATAATAGCTTTGAAAATTAATGGCAAACCATTAAGTATAGAACAAGGATTCCCTGCAAGGCCTTTTATGCCTCACCTTTACGGTTGGAAGAGCGCAAAATGGTTAACTGAAATAGAGTTTACTTCCAGATACGTGGATGGTTATTGGGAAGAAAGAGGCTATAATGAGAGAGGAAATGTGTGGGAAGAAGAGAGGTTTAAAGGACAAGGAGGTAAACATCATTTGCCTAGAAGACCAATTTTAACCTAA
- a CDS encoding PDZ domain-containing protein: MIFEVKPRNRYFEILAKGREGVVVFPTYVPGSYVIRELERNIVEIEGIRISKNRFYVKDNFRYLIYAVSKDQREAISTLDYIFINPPAVFPFQEINEEYCVKLDLPPNWKISTSLEKKDGMYCADNYDEFADSPIEASPYLKVLKIDDKHVVSTIDDLDVEMIRRIVSEADKILGDEDNYIFHFRRSDKELGGIEHSNSSAIVVSWDREKLATLFAHEYFHRWNVKRLIPADLKHNYEKEVYTSLLWFAEGFTDYMAVIISLRAGVIDRKDALKYVANSLSKLTFPGAKRTSLAESSFTTWIKYYRQDENFLNSSISYYDGGLALALYVDLEMSKKGKRIDDLFKEIYQEKRIYSFDDLNRVLKGKYEIDIEDLVYGPAVKILEQLKDDAYIEFIDRGKPYYGIMLKDKTITYVEDNSPADLAGLIPGDQIIGFNGKSKLEVKDSTKLTIVREGRIKEVIVGTSPNPGHKIKVKIGRLEFEKEEGISDIEII, encoded by the coding sequence ATGATATTTGAAGTAAAACCTAGGAATCGTTATTTTGAAATTTTAGCCAAAGGAAGAGAAGGAGTCGTAGTTTTTCCTACTTATGTTCCTGGGTCTTATGTAATAAGAGAGCTAGAAAGAAATATTGTAGAAATTGAAGGAATTAGAATATCAAAGAATAGATTTTATGTAAAGGACAATTTTAGGTATTTGATTTATGCAGTAAGCAAAGATCAAAGGGAAGCTATTTCTACACTCGACTATATTTTTATTAATCCGCCAGCAGTTTTCCCTTTTCAGGAAATTAATGAAGAGTATTGTGTAAAGCTAGATTTGCCTCCTAACTGGAAAATATCCACTTCTCTCGAGAAGAAAGATGGAATGTACTGTGCTGATAATTATGATGAGTTTGCTGATTCTCCAATAGAGGCTTCCCCTTATTTAAAGGTACTAAAAATAGACGATAAGCACGTTGTTTCTACAATAGACGACTTAGACGTTGAGATGATAAGGAGGATCGTTAGTGAGGCGGATAAAATTCTAGGAGATGAAGATAATTATATTTTTCACTTTAGGAGGTCCGATAAGGAATTGGGAGGGATAGAGCACTCAAACTCCTCAGCAATAGTAGTTAGCTGGGATAGAGAAAAGCTCGCAACTTTATTTGCTCACGAATATTTCCATCGTTGGAATGTTAAGAGACTCATTCCAGCAGATCTTAAGCATAATTACGAGAAAGAGGTTTATACATCGCTTTTGTGGTTTGCTGAAGGTTTTACTGACTACATGGCGGTAATAATTTCATTAAGGGCAGGAGTTATCGATAGGAAAGATGCATTAAAGTATGTGGCAAACTCTTTATCTAAGTTAACTTTCCCTGGAGCTAAAAGGACAAGCTTAGCAGAATCTTCATTTACTACATGGATAAAATATTATAGGCAAGACGAGAATTTCTTAAACTCCTCAATTTCATATTATGATGGAGGTTTAGCCTTAGCCTTATACGTTGATTTAGAAATGTCAAAGAAGGGGAAAAGAATAGATGACTTGTTTAAGGAAATTTATCAGGAAAAAAGAATTTATTCCTTCGACGATTTAAACAGAGTTTTAAAGGGAAAATATGAGATCGATATAGAAGACCTTGTATACGGCCCTGCAGTGAAAATTCTTGAGCAATTAAAAGACGATGCGTACATAGAATTTATAGATAGAGGGAAGCCTTATTATGGCATAATGCTAAAGGACAAGACTATAACATATGTGGAGGATAATTCTCCTGCGGATTTAGCTGGATTGATTCCTGGAGATCAGATAATAGGATTTAACGGCAAGTCCAAATTAGAAGTTAAAGATTCTACTAAGCTTACTATAGTGAGAGAAGGTAGGATAAAAGAGGTTATTGTAGGTACTTCTCCAAACCCTGGACATAAAATAAAGGTAAAAATAGGAAGACTAGAATTCGAAAAAGAAGAAGGAATTTCGGATATAGAGATCATTTAA
- the doxD gene encoding thiosulfate:quinone oxidoreductase large subunit, with amino-acid sequence MSGKQSEEFKRTEKMTRMEYLFPVRFAVGWMFLDGGLRKAVLKPAKLDPNSASFVGGKLVNFLPHAGPFKGFLLMTLENRSLDVTFLTVFSYIEIIAGLFIIIGLLTRLAALGALAMSVGFAPAYWLGSTCEDEWQIGALLTAGSITLMLTAAGRVWGLDYFLYKKLGDRPIANVPILKWIKLW; translated from the coding sequence ATGTCTGGAAAACAATCAGAGGAGTTCAAAAGAACTGAGAAAATGACAAGGATGGAGTACTTATTCCCAGTAAGATTTGCAGTAGGCTGGATGTTCTTAGATGGAGGATTAAGAAAGGCCGTATTAAAGCCTGCAAAGTTGGATCCAAATTCTGCATCTTTCGTAGGAGGGAAATTAGTAAACTTCTTGCCACATGCAGGACCTTTTAAAGGATTCTTATTAATGACCTTAGAAAACAGATCACTTGACGTAACTTTCCTAACGGTCTTTAGCTATATCGAAATAATAGCCGGATTATTTATTATCATAGGTCTTTTAACTAGGTTAGCAGCACTTGGAGCACTAGCAATGTCTGTAGGTTTTGCACCAGCTTACTGGTTAGGTTCAACTTGCGAAGACGAATGGCAGATAGGAGCACTATTAACTGCAGGTTCAATAACACTAATGTTAACTGCTGCGGGAAGAGTTTGGGGATTGGATTACTTCCTATATAAGAAACTAGGGGATAGGCCTATTGCTAACGTGCCTATACTCAAGTGGATTAAATTGTGGTGA
- a CDS encoding ABC transporter permease has protein sequence MEKIIVYEIKRAIARKKVITLIAITFLFEIGVYLSLAEFRTPRIEKLLSPIEDLLWLAGVLLPQSLLIHFISISISSGAMSEEYEQGTVDFFMTKPITRLSFLIGKFLGGYLLVTLIYLLMVALALIFSFSFFGNQVELQYLPVVVLSILFSTLTFFSIGFMFGEIFRRSSLAFLVSSTILIGSIIIGAVLLFVAKLTSLYFLISIAISLPAWGSTELPYIIAQGIPHATIIVEALEIFPVVPGTTIAAIAYILGYSSFAIIIAFISFLHRDIPKKVS, from the coding sequence ATTGAGAAGATCATAGTTTACGAAATTAAGAGAGCAATTGCAAGAAAGAAGGTAATAACTTTAATTGCAATCACTTTTCTATTTGAAATAGGAGTCTACCTTTCCCTAGCTGAGTTTAGAACGCCTAGGATAGAAAAATTATTATCGCCTATAGAAGATTTACTATGGCTAGCAGGAGTACTTTTACCGCAAAGTTTGCTAATTCACTTTATTTCCATCTCCATTTCCTCTGGGGCAATGTCTGAGGAATACGAGCAAGGAACAGTAGATTTCTTTATGACTAAACCTATTACTAGATTATCATTTTTAATAGGCAAATTCTTAGGAGGATATTTACTGGTGACACTAATTTATTTACTTATGGTAGCATTAGCATTAATTTTCTCATTCTCTTTCTTTGGAAATCAAGTGGAACTCCAATACTTGCCAGTAGTAGTACTATCAATTTTATTTTCAACTTTAACTTTCTTCTCAATAGGGTTTATGTTCGGTGAAATTTTTAGGAGAAGTAGTTTAGCATTTCTTGTCTCTAGTACTATTCTAATAGGCTCAATAATAATTGGTGCAGTACTACTTTTCGTAGCTAAGTTAACTAGCTTGTATTTCTTAATAAGCATAGCTATTTCCTTACCTGCATGGGGGTCTACTGAGTTGCCTTATATAATAGCTCAAGGAATTCCACATGCTACAATAATAGTGGAAGCCCTAGAAATCTTTCCTGTAGTACCTGGGACTACAATTGCGGCTATTGCGTACATACTAGGATATTCGAGCTTTGCAATAATAATTGCATTCATTAGCTTTTTACATAGAGACATTCCAAAGAAGGTTAGCTAA
- a CDS encoding ABC transporter permease: MRKSDFILAFAWFYGYSNIRRAPIYILAYLSLPLSLLFFIYMISKGELLAYGILGGLISVIVSNSISLIGDFAFLRLQLRLQDLLVATEIGPMDYILGLTLGNFIFTLPGLLVYIIMGLIFHVFSALQLLAILGISGILLISTTSLSITLASLIKHTRHSWGLSTFLSLIFTILPPLYYPYSILPRDILYALMLSPSTPASMIIQGLLNLQKMNLLAVAVFILESIVFISLPRYAMKWRE, translated from the coding sequence ATGAGGAAGAGTGACTTTATTCTAGCGTTTGCCTGGTTTTACGGTTACTCTAACATAAGAAGAGCGCCAATTTACATTTTAGCCTACCTTTCTCTGCCTTTATCCTTGCTTTTCTTCATTTACATGATATCTAAAGGCGAGCTCCTTGCTTACGGTATACTGGGTGGGTTAATTTCTGTAATAGTATCTAACTCAATCTCATTAATAGGAGATTTTGCCTTCCTAAGGTTGCAGTTGAGGTTACAAGACCTATTAGTAGCAACTGAAATAGGCCCAATGGATTATATACTAGGGCTGACTTTAGGAAATTTCATATTCACTTTACCCGGATTACTGGTTTACATCATCATGGGTTTAATCTTTCATGTCTTCTCTGCTCTTCAATTACTTGCTATTCTAGGAATATCTGGCATACTGCTTATATCAACTACGTCGCTCTCAATAACTCTGGCTAGCTTAATAAAACATACTAGACATTCTTGGGGATTATCAACTTTCCTCTCGTTAATCTTTACAATACTTCCTCCTCTTTATTATCCGTATTCAATACTTCCAAGAGATATACTATATGCCTTGATGTTATCTCCTTCAACACCAGCGTCTATGATAATTCAAGGGTTGTTAAACCTACAGAAGATGAACTTGCTGGCAGTAGCAGTATTTATCTTAGAGAGCATAGTCTTTATATCATTACCTAGATATGCTATGAAATGGAGGGAATAA
- a CDS encoding stage II sporulation protein M, translated as MRRQTLVFFILFIIELIIFIGTSALPVNQPQLASQFQSERSSIVSLPYPLEALSIFTHNYEIALAEFIPALGVGIMGFSIGSTGYVLSAVSNAQGVPGWIPAIFLLTLPHSWLELPSYAFAATAGLFLLIDRNWKRFLYMIGFVGLELFFAASVEAGEIVLENVNAIYSYLFWIPAALLLYVLYEVYEYIMDITEKPKVQY; from the coding sequence ATGAGGAGACAGACCTTAGTATTCTTTATACTTTTTATAATAGAACTAATAATATTTATAGGAACATCAGCGCTACCAGTTAATCAACCACAACTAGCTAGTCAATTCCAGTCTGAGAGATCATCTATCGTATCTTTGCCTTATCCATTAGAGGCCTTATCAATATTTACTCATAATTATGAGATAGCATTGGCAGAATTTATTCCAGCTTTAGGAGTAGGAATTATGGGATTTTCAATAGGCTCTACAGGTTACGTTCTATCTGCAGTTTCAAATGCGCAAGGAGTACCTGGCTGGATTCCAGCAATTTTCCTACTTACTTTACCTCACTCTTGGTTAGAGTTGCCTTCATATGCCTTTGCAGCTACTGCTGGATTATTCCTTTTAATTGATAGAAATTGGAAGAGATTCTTATACATGATAGGTTTTGTTGGACTAGAATTATTCTTTGCAGCATCAGTAGAAGCTGGAGAAATAGTATTAGAGAACGTGAATGCTATATACTCTTATCTATTTTGGATTCCTGCAGCCTTGTTATTATATGTCCTTTACGAGGTCTATGAATATATAATGGATATAACTGAAAAACCCAAGGTTCAATATTAA
- a CDS encoding MFS transporter yields the protein MSERPVSNYVGSYISWIMDSYDLGAVVITSTLLEKLFYPTLGTLGAVLPIVFTVLFRPLGGFIFGYIADKYGRKRTLIFTVLGYSLSIGITSILPTYYQIGILASILLSLLRILQGIFIGGDVSSSFTTAMESVRKMRGLFGGIMQSGTLVGFVVVDLLFAYFASIPNLAADSWRYIFAIGVLPAALAVFIRSRMTEPKIYVESKKDDPIKGLKPLRQTILVMIGFWIMIYAGPQFAPVFFGEYIHLTQAEIGKYAFYMNLAGIPAMIIAGGISDFLGRKFTGIGYVLLATIGAGIFYFSGFSLFTVILFGFLINFPSALTPAYLAERFKTFSRATGVGFSYNGAFIAAGFSQLFISLVSARLPLNASAFSILTLGSIIAILGLALGPETLKNNELTMY from the coding sequence ATGAGTGAAAGACCGGTCTCCAACTATGTTGGTTCTTATATATCGTGGATTATGGATTCTTATGACCTAGGGGCAGTAGTTATAACTTCAACTCTACTAGAAAAGTTGTTCTACCCGACTTTGGGAACATTAGGTGCAGTATTACCAATAGTTTTCACAGTATTATTTAGACCTTTAGGCGGTTTTATTTTTGGCTATATAGCTGATAAATATGGAAGGAAAAGAACATTAATATTTACAGTTTTAGGATATTCGTTGTCTATAGGAATAACTTCAATTTTACCTACTTATTATCAAATAGGAATTTTAGCTTCAATTCTCCTATCATTACTTAGAATCTTACAAGGAATATTTATAGGAGGAGACGTATCCTCAAGCTTCACTACTGCAATGGAAAGCGTTAGGAAAATGAGGGGATTATTTGGTGGAATAATGCAATCTGGAACTTTAGTTGGATTTGTCGTAGTAGACCTCCTTTTCGCTTATTTTGCTAGTATACCTAACCTTGCAGCTGATAGTTGGAGATATATTTTCGCTATCGGTGTTTTGCCTGCGGCACTTGCAGTATTCATAAGATCTAGGATGACAGAACCTAAAATATACGTTGAGAGCAAGAAAGATGACCCAATTAAGGGTTTGAAACCATTACGGCAGACTATACTTGTTATGATAGGATTCTGGATAATGATTTATGCAGGACCACAATTCGCTCCAGTATTCTTTGGAGAATACATTCACTTAACCCAAGCAGAAATTGGCAAGTATGCATTTTATATGAATTTAGCAGGAATACCCGCAATGATAATAGCGGGAGGAATTTCCGACTTTTTAGGGAGAAAATTTACGGGAATCGGATATGTCTTGTTAGCAACAATAGGTGCAGGAATTTTCTATTTTAGTGGTTTCTCGCTATTTACAGTCATACTCTTCGGATTCTTAATAAATTTCCCTTCAGCGTTAACTCCAGCGTATTTAGCAGAAAGGTTCAAGACTTTTAGTAGAGCTACTGGAGTAGGATTTTCCTATAATGGAGCTTTCATAGCTGCAGGTTTTAGTCAATTGTTTATATCTTTAGTTTCTGCTAGACTTCCATTAAATGCTTCAGCTTTCAGTATTTTAACTCTTGGTTCAATTATTGCAATTTTGGGATTAGCCTTAGGGCCAGAAACGTTAAAGAATAACGAATTAACAATGTATTAA
- a CDS encoding transporter has translation MSISKTFNGVTSFIAYTLATYVMIAPAFTVKQFELPAWLGFLIVSIPFGGRVIGSLLYQRIVAILGSRLTFLSSMIALGILSIGSSTLSVPVLILLRLLVGVAFGIATSLAVEQAVRSGNRLIIALTMSGWAFGWIGGAFSYLALGEWQLIALSGAITLPFSMLYKRVSIFSVEVGRLGIPSISSILIFFFSFEPAFALQLAPAIVENQGGIIWLIIGYIAAIPMYIFVPVISSLLGETRTALLYTMTSAISGVTFFLTGSPYVLVVFTAFGLGINSIAPRLAASYGASARNMGIALNTAALGGVAVPVISSFDIKFLASLFTALSMVILLVMSVKRPNALLVRRLSVA, from the coding sequence ATGAGTATAAGCAAGACGTTTAACGGTGTTACTTCATTTATAGCTTATACTTTAGCCACTTACGTAATGATAGCTCCAGCATTTACTGTGAAACAATTTGAATTACCAGCATGGTTAGGATTTTTAATAGTGTCTATACCTTTTGGAGGAAGAGTTATCGGATCTTTGCTTTACCAAAGAATTGTTGCAATCCTAGGATCTAGGTTAACTTTCCTATCTTCAATGATAGCTTTAGGAATATTATCAATAGGAAGTAGTACTTTAAGCGTTCCCGTATTGATACTTTTAAGGTTATTAGTTGGCGTTGCGTTTGGGATTGCTACTTCTTTAGCAGTTGAACAAGCAGTAAGATCTGGAAATAGGTTAATAATTGCTTTGACAATGAGTGGTTGGGCTTTCGGATGGATAGGCGGGGCTTTCTCTTACTTAGCTTTAGGAGAATGGCAATTGATTGCATTAAGCGGAGCAATAACTTTACCTTTCTCTATGTTATACAAGAGGGTAAGTATATTCTCAGTTGAAGTAGGAAGGCTCGGAATACCTTCAATATCTTCAATTTTAATATTCTTCTTCTCCTTTGAGCCAGCGTTTGCATTGCAGTTAGCCCCTGCGATTGTTGAAAATCAAGGAGGAATAATTTGGCTAATAATAGGTTATATAGCAGCAATACCAATGTACATTTTCGTCCCAGTAATATCTTCACTATTAGGTGAAACTAGAACCGCGTTACTTTATACAATGACTTCAGCAATAAGCGGAGTCACATTTTTCCTCACCGGTTCCCCTTACGTTCTAGTAGTTTTCACTGCCTTTGGTTTAGGAATTAATTCCATAGCGCCAAGATTAGCAGCCTCTTATGGAGCATCTGCAAGAAATATGGGAATAGCTTTGAATACTGCAGCATTAGGAGGAGTTGCAGTTCCTGTAATAAGTTCCTTCGATATTAAGTTCTTGGCGTCACTATTTACTGCCTTATCAATGGTTATCCTTTTAGTAATGAGCGTTAAGAGACCAAATGCACTACTGGTTAGGCGTTTATCCGTGGCGTAA
- a CDS encoding ABC transporter ATP-binding protein produces MIIAEGIRKKYGNKSALNGVSLKAEKGKITAILGPNGAGKTTLIRIILGLIFPDDGEVRILDKDPFKDKSIFKKIGYIQELPNLPPFLTGREVLEFSAKIKGVDKSEIPKLLEMVGMTENADKKIAKYSKGMIQRIAIAEAMLGDPEVLIMDEPNMGTDPVLITNFRNMIKNIAKDGRTVLMTSHEMEDVKKIADKVYFIFKGSVYFEGTVEDLIKRFLGIRVIVETDDIENLKAEATKIDFIKGVEDGEKNKVILTLTEDRREELIKRLILAGVRIRSFYLDNELEEAYLNIVKEAMSND; encoded by the coding sequence ATGATAATTGCGGAAGGCATAAGAAAGAAATACGGAAATAAATCAGCATTAAACGGTGTTAGCTTAAAAGCAGAAAAAGGTAAAATAACTGCCATACTGGGTCCTAACGGAGCCGGTAAGACTACGTTAATTAGAATTATTTTAGGCTTGATTTTCCCAGATGATGGAGAAGTTAGAATTTTAGATAAAGATCCTTTTAAGGATAAGTCGATATTCAAAAAGATAGGTTATATCCAGGAATTGCCTAACCTTCCCCCTTTCCTCACTGGAAGGGAAGTACTTGAATTCTCTGCAAAAATAAAGGGAGTTGATAAATCAGAAATTCCTAAACTTCTTGAAATGGTAGGGATGACAGAAAACGCTGACAAGAAAATTGCAAAATATAGCAAAGGAATGATACAAAGAATAGCTATAGCAGAAGCAATGCTTGGAGACCCAGAGGTTTTAATAATGGATGAACCTAATATGGGTACTGACCCAGTATTAATAACAAACTTTAGAAATATGATAAAGAATATTGCAAAAGACGGTAGGACAGTTCTAATGACTTCACATGAAATGGAAGACGTAAAGAAAATTGCGGACAAAGTTTATTTTATCTTTAAAGGTTCTGTGTATTTTGAAGGTACTGTAGAGGATTTAATAAAGAGATTTTTAGGTATAAGGGTGATAGTAGAAACTGACGATATAGAAAACCTAAAGGCTGAAGCTACCAAGATAGATTTTATCAAGGGAGTAGAAGATGGAGAGAAAAATAAGGTTATCTTGACTCTTACTGAAGATAGGAGGGAGGAACTAATTAAAAGGTTAATTTTAGCCGGAGTAAGAATTAGGTCTTTTTACCTAGATAATGAACTAGAGGAGGCATACTTGAACATAGTTAAAGAGGCAATGTCCAATGATTGA
- a CDS encoding ABC transporter ATP-binding protein translates to MIFTDRLTKIYKDGTRALDELSITLDGKISCILGRNGAGKTTLIRILSTQLLPTSGKALIEGFDVVKDVKKVRKIIASIPQEASPMGIASPLEHVTMYLTARGFSISEALRTAKYVLKEVGLGDVMDKPTDELSGGMKRKVFVAMAIASNADVVFLDEPTTGLDPISRLEVWSAIKQMKSKIILTTHYMEEAEELCEKIAIINKGKLVEYGTVEDLLSPLRGKVRVEGKGDIRVGNLSISYVDEEEAKKLVGKGVIIKPISLEDIMIIKGLYYEEE, encoded by the coding sequence ATGATTTTTACTGACAGACTAACCAAGATTTATAAGGACGGAACGAGAGCTTTAGACGAACTTAGCATTACTCTGGATGGAAAAATTTCGTGCATATTAGGTAGAAATGGAGCTGGAAAAACTACTTTGATCAGAATTCTTTCTACTCAGCTTTTGCCTACTTCCGGCAAGGCATTAATAGAAGGGTTTGACGTAGTTAAAGATGTAAAGAAAGTAAGGAAAATAATAGCGAGCATTCCGCAAGAAGCTTCACCCATGGGAATAGCTTCACCTTTAGAGCATGTAACCATGTATTTGACAGCGAGAGGATTTTCAATCTCTGAAGCGTTAAGAACTGCTAAATACGTACTTAAAGAAGTTGGATTAGGAGATGTAATGGATAAACCTACTGATGAGTTGTCGGGAGGTATGAAAAGAAAAGTTTTCGTGGCTATGGCAATAGCCTCCAATGCGGATGTCGTATTTTTAGATGAGCCTACTACGGGTTTAGATCCAATTTCTAGATTAGAAGTCTGGTCAGCTATTAAGCAAATGAAGTCAAAGATAATTTTAACAACTCACTATATGGAAGAAGCGGAAGAGCTTTGCGAGAAAATAGCAATTATAAACAAAGGAAAGCTGGTAGAATATGGAACTGTTGAGGATTTATTATCTCCATTAAGGGGTAAGGTAAGGGTAGAAGGAAAAGGAGACATAAGAGTTGGCAATCTAAGTATTTCTTACGTCGATGAAGAAGAAGCGAAGAAACTTGTGGGAAAAGGAGTAATAATAAAACCGATAAGCCTAGAAGATATTATGATAATAAAGGGGTTATATTATGAGGAAGAGTGA
- the doxA gene encoding thiosulfate:quinone oxidoreductase small subunit encodes MERVTIIGIIFSILVVGWILATGQWAYGNVVGPLVNHSKIPLLKITYVSAYENSKGTYLILNITDCCGPDAYPASAPIMEICNSTWHVFLYSYNISNDTVKVIQAPWNENKKDYTNWYSGFVVILGSEAQFQLQLPFHLSPGTYHIKLFTPAVSSKVLAKQTATFTIS; translated from the coding sequence ATGGAGAGAGTAACAATAATTGGTATAATATTCTCAATTTTAGTAGTTGGCTGGATATTAGCTACGGGTCAGTGGGCTTACGGTAATGTTGTAGGACCTTTAGTTAACCACTCAAAGATACCTCTATTGAAAATTACTTATGTTTCGGCTTATGAGAATTCAAAAGGAACATATTTGATATTGAATATCACTGACTGCTGCGGACCAGATGCATATCCTGCATCAGCACCAATAATGGAAATTTGCAACTCAACGTGGCACGTATTCTTATACTCCTACAATATATCTAACGATACGGTCAAGGTAATACAAGCACCTTGGAATGAGAATAAGAAAGATTACACAAATTGGTACAGTGGCTTCGTAGTAATATTAGGTAGCGAAGCACAGTTCCAGTTACAATTGCCATTCCATTTGTCTCCTGGAACATACCACATAAAGCTATTCACCCCTGCAGTGTCATCAAAGGTTTTAGCAAAACAGACTGCTACATTCACAATAAGTTAA
- a CDS encoding NAD-dependent epimerase/dehydratase family protein, with protein sequence MKYLLLGLGFVSTHVAEYLSKFGEVKVTYKSLNPVKRIYAEDVLKGKAEVVKLDPLQDKEKLKEEISSSDVIVNFIGEIQGSEESLRVANMEIPKLIAQTVGETQSNEGKKKILIHFSGLLGKTGNNVKPEEPHLQGINPSTPFEKTKYEGEKEVYQISQKYDFPLVILRPTLVYGRYSAHIQFITMYNFAKKGIIPRLSFQFNTISAYYIAEMIKNLSDFKGRKYFYATECSPVNVTRFFELMAKGLGINRQIHLYVPEFLAKLVLPSYIKSLLKYTKSTYDCTESKNLVNNLTFDENEVIKNAIFLRRLEKEKSLIPT encoded by the coding sequence ATGAAATATTTACTTTTAGGCTTAGGATTTGTTTCTACACATGTTGCCGAATATTTATCTAAATTTGGAGAAGTTAAGGTAACTTACAAGAGCTTAAATCCTGTAAAGAGAATATACGCTGAGGATGTACTAAAAGGTAAAGCAGAAGTAGTAAAGTTAGATCCTTTACAAGATAAGGAAAAATTAAAGGAAGAAATCTCCTCCTCTGACGTTATAGTAAATTTTATTGGAGAAATTCAAGGTAGTGAAGAAAGCCTAAGAGTAGCTAACATGGAGATACCAAAGTTAATAGCGCAGACAGTAGGTGAAACACAAAGCAATGAAGGAAAAAAGAAAATTCTAATTCATTTTAGCGGACTTCTAGGTAAAACTGGAAATAACGTAAAACCTGAGGAGCCTCATTTACAAGGAATAAATCCTTCAACTCCTTTCGAAAAAACTAAATATGAGGGAGAAAAGGAAGTTTATCAAATTTCTCAAAAATACGACTTTCCCCTAGTAATTCTTAGGCCTACACTAGTTTATGGTAGATATTCCGCTCACATTCAATTTATAACAATGTATAATTTTGCAAAAAAAGGAATAATACCTAGATTAAGTTTCCAATTTAATACGATAAGCGCATATTACATTGCAGAAATGATAAAGAATTTATCTGATTTTAAGGGAAGAAAATATTTTTACGCCACCGAGTGTAGTCCAGTAAACGTAACTAGATTCTTTGAATTAATGGCAAAAGGGCTAGGAATAAATAGACAAATTCATCTTTATGTTCCAGAATTCCTTGCTAAACTCGTGTTGCCAAGTTACATTAAAAGTCTGCTAAAGTACACTAAATCAACGTATGATTGCACAGAGTCTAAAAATCTTGTTAATAACTTAACTTTTGATGAAAATGAAGTTATAAAAAATGCAATATTCTTAAGAAGATTAGAAAAGGAAAAATCGCTTATTCCAACATAA